From a region of the uncultured Desulfatiglans sp. genome:
- a CDS encoding Oxidoreductase domain protein, giving the protein MLSKSNILDSSVLADAVDRDAHAAQASNPCIAVIGSGYWGKNLVRNYHQLGALSLICDSSETTLASFRQQYPDVPSCCALAEVIGRSDIKGVVIATPAETHFSLAREALMAGKHVYVEKPLVLDEREGQELIDLAAKKNLTLMVGHLLQYHPCFVRLKEMVQNGELGRINYIYSHRLNLGKIRREENILWSFAPHDISMILSLADEMPETVSATGGCYLHQKIADVTTTHLEFPSGLRAHIFVSWLHPFKVQQLVVVGERKMAVFDDTRPWEDKLLLYPHQINWHHNLPVPVKAERERLDIPQDEPLKRECLHFLACLGNGHRPATDGSEGLRVLRILNAAQESLDDSGAKVPLNGKGATASARPDSPSAQPYFVHESSLIDDNCEIGAGTKIWHFCHVLSGSRIGPNCNIGQNVMIGPNVAIGKGCKIQNNVSLYKGITLEDGVFCGPSMVFTNIYNPRAEIRKMDQVRPTLVKHGATLGANSTIVCGNTVGRYAFIGAGAVVTRNVPDHALMVGNPARRIGWMCQCGERLTDDLECLLCGKTYLENGHGLQEKQN; this is encoded by the coding sequence ATGTTGAGCAAAAGCAATATCCTGGATTCTTCTGTCTTGGCGGACGCGGTGGATCGAGATGCCCATGCCGCTCAGGCGTCCAATCCTTGCATCGCTGTGATCGGTTCCGGCTATTGGGGCAAAAACCTCGTCCGCAACTATCACCAGCTCGGCGCCCTGAGCCTGATCTGCGACAGCAGCGAGACGACCCTGGCCTCCTTCAGGCAGCAGTACCCCGATGTCCCATCGTGTTGCGCCCTGGCCGAAGTCATCGGCCGCAGCGACATCAAAGGCGTGGTGATTGCGACCCCGGCCGAAACCCATTTTTCCCTGGCCCGTGAGGCCTTGATGGCCGGAAAGCACGTCTACGTCGAGAAGCCCCTCGTGCTCGATGAACGGGAAGGGCAGGAGCTGATCGACCTCGCCGCCAAGAAAAACCTCACCCTTATGGTGGGTCACCTCCTCCAGTACCACCCCTGCTTCGTCCGTTTGAAGGAGATGGTCCAAAACGGCGAACTCGGCCGCATCAATTACATCTATTCGCACCGCTTGAACCTCGGCAAGATCCGCCGCGAGGAGAACATCCTCTGGTCCTTCGCCCCGCACGACATCTCCATGATCCTTTCGCTCGCCGACGAGATGCCCGAGACGGTCTCGGCCACGGGCGGGTGCTACCTCCACCAGAAGATCGCCGATGTCACCACCACGCACCTGGAGTTTCCCTCCGGTCTGCGCGCCCACATATTCGTCTCGTGGCTGCACCCATTCAAGGTACAGCAGTTGGTGGTCGTAGGCGAGCGCAAGATGGCGGTTTTCGATGACACCCGACCCTGGGAAGACAAACTTCTGCTCTACCCGCACCAGATCAACTGGCACCACAACCTCCCCGTCCCGGTCAAGGCCGAGCGCGAACGTCTGGACATCCCCCAGGACGAACCCCTCAAGCGCGAGTGTCTGCACTTTCTTGCCTGCCTCGGCAACGGCCACCGGCCGGCGACCGACGGCAGCGAGGGCCTCAGGGTCCTGCGCATCCTCAACGCCGCCCAGGAATCCCTGGATGACAGCGGGGCCAAAGTCCCCCTGAACGGCAAGGGCGCCACCGCCTCCGCCCGGCCCGATTCGCCTTCCGCCCAACCCTACTTTGTGCACGAATCGTCCCTGATCGACGACAACTGCGAGATCGGTGCCGGCACCAAGATCTGGCACTTCTGCCACGTGCTCTCGGGTTCCCGGATCGGCCCCAACTGCAACATCGGCCAGAATGTGATGATCGGCCCCAATGTGGCCATCGGCAAGGGATGCAAGATTCAGAACAACGTCTCCCTCTACAAGGGCATCACGCTCGAGGACGGTGTCTTCTGCGGCCCCTCGATGGTCTTCACCAACATCTACAACCCCCGGGCCGAGATCCGCAAGATGGACCAGGTGCGGCCGACCCTCGTCAAGCACGGCGCCACCCTCGGCGCCAACTCCACCATCGTCTGCGGCAACACCGTCGGCCGCTACGCCTTCATTGGGGCCGGCGCCGTGGTGACCCGCAACGTTCCGGATCATGCCCTCATGGTCGGCAACCCTGCGCGCCGGATCGGCTGGATGTGCCAGTGCGGCGAGCGGCTGACCGATGATCTCGAGTGCCTGCTTTGCGGGAAAACCTACCTTGAAAATGGTCACGGCCTGCAGGAAAAGCAGAACTGA
- the wbpE gene encoding UDP-2-acetamido-2-deoxy-3-oxo-D-glucuronate aminotransferase: MQFIDLAAQQKRIRTNIEERIKKVLDHGQYIMGPEVRELEEKLAAYIGVKHAITCSSGTDALLIALMAFDIGSGDEVITVPYTWISTAEVIALLGAEPVFVDIQPDTFNMDPEKLEAAITPRTRAIMPVSIYGQCADMTRIEAVAQKHGIPVIEDGAQSFGATHHGKPSCALSAIGCTSFFPSKPLGCYGDGGALFTQEDALADKMRQIRVHGQRVKHQHPLVGINGRLDTLQAAILLEKLEIFPEECRLRQEVGQRYNTFLSGIPGIAPPVVAEGNTSVYAQYTLLAEDRAKVEAGLKAQGIPSVAYYAVPLHLQGAFANLAHQPGDFPVAERVASRCLSLPMHPYLAPEDQSRIAEALGG, from the coding sequence ATGCAATTCATCGACCTGGCGGCGCAGCAAAAGCGCATCCGCACCAACATTGAAGAGAGGATCAAAAAGGTCCTCGACCACGGCCAGTACATCATGGGCCCGGAGGTCAGGGAACTCGAGGAGAAGCTCGCCGCGTACATCGGCGTCAAACACGCCATCACCTGTTCGAGCGGCACGGACGCCCTCCTGATCGCGCTCATGGCATTCGACATCGGCTCCGGCGACGAGGTGATCACGGTCCCCTACACCTGGATCTCGACCGCCGAGGTGATCGCGCTCCTCGGGGCCGAACCCGTTTTCGTCGACATCCAGCCGGACACCTTCAACATGGACCCGGAGAAGCTCGAGGCCGCCATCACCCCCAGGACCCGGGCCATCATGCCGGTCTCCATTTACGGCCAATGCGCGGACATGACCCGCATCGAGGCCGTCGCCCAAAAACACGGGATCCCGGTCATCGAGGATGGGGCCCAGAGCTTCGGCGCCACCCATCATGGAAAACCATCCTGCGCCCTCTCCGCCATCGGGTGCACGTCGTTCTTCCCCTCCAAACCCTTGGGCTGCTATGGGGACGGCGGCGCACTCTTTACCCAGGAGGACGCCCTGGCGGACAAAATGCGGCAGATCCGCGTCCATGGCCAGAGGGTCAAGCATCAGCACCCCCTCGTGGGGATCAATGGCCGTCTCGACACCCTTCAGGCCGCCATCCTCCTCGAAAAGCTGGAGATCTTCCCTGAGGAATGCCGCCTGCGCCAAGAGGTCGGCCAGCGGTACAACACCTTTCTGTCCGGCATCCCGGGGATCGCGCCCCCGGTCGTAGCCGAGGGAAACACCTCGGTCTACGCCCAATACACCCTTTTGGCGGAGGACCGCGCCAAGGTCGAAGCCGGCCTGAAGGCCCAAGGCATCCCTTCGGTCGCCTACTACGCCGTGCCGCTCCACCTCCAAGGCGCATTCGCCAACCTGGCGCACCAACCCGGGGACTTCCCCGTGGCCGAACGGGTTGCCTCCCGGTGCCTCAGCCTGCCCATGCACCCTTACCTGGCCCCCGAAGACCAGTCGCGGATCGCAGAGGCCCTGGGCGGCTAA
- a CDS encoding hypothetical protein (Evidence 5 : Unknown function) translates to MTIDKGLERVIGRPNQLRSLAEGASPSVSIILQVILAISCLALTMTGSPCTSLAQEVHVEGLQILSDDKAAAKVCFHLEPFSNPKVFPIQGDDPKIVVDVPNVVSWNGKPNIPVDGAVIRQVRSYLHRDEKRLRIVLDLVPNLHYAVEPLYYEAEGVYCIAVSAK, encoded by the coding sequence ATGACGATAGACAAAGGCCTGGAAAGAGTTATCGGCCGGCCGAATCAGCTTCGGAGCCTTGCGGAAGGGGCATCGCCATCGGTATCGATCATCCTGCAGGTCATTCTGGCCATAAGCTGCCTGGCGCTGACGATGACAGGATCGCCGTGCACCTCTTTGGCCCAGGAGGTTCACGTCGAAGGCCTGCAGATCCTGAGCGACGACAAAGCGGCTGCCAAAGTCTGTTTCCATCTCGAGCCCTTTTCCAATCCGAAGGTGTTTCCCATCCAAGGAGACGACCCTAAGATTGTGGTCGACGTCCCGAACGTGGTCTCGTGGAATGGGAAACCGAACATCCCTGTCGATGGGGCTGTGATCAGGCAGGTGCGCAGCTATCTCCACCGGGATGAGAAAAGGCTCCGGATCGTCCTGGATCTGGTGCCGAACCTGCATTACGCGGTAGAACCCCTCTATTACGAGGCGGAAGGGGTCTATTGCATTGCGGTTTCGGCCAAATGA
- a CDS encoding exported hypothetical protein (Evidence 5 : Unknown function) — protein MAGLRRTWPVALLTLLLPLQTAAGTIRTSITTTRTITQEGIIDLDCRIRNSGDATAHKLSATLMMGGIVRKFDPLGDNPPGGEIRLEKRLEPPGLDPGLYTAVIRVDFEEQAGKRHHAYHLFQVPYRVKEMPAPNLPVKIEATPPRFNRKGFRGKESRIALTLENDAQMEIGLQARLHLPQGFTSTVENLTFRLAPGESKTARIPLHLGPDGKDSSPYHLIVWANHNGAHHSWDLAGQVRVEDRPVYFRAYFASSVLVLLGLFAALQLRSRKASITSRLSVKA, from the coding sequence TTGGCCGGATTGAGGCGCACATGGCCCGTCGCCCTGTTGACGCTGCTTCTCCCGCTCCAGACCGCCGCGGGCACCATCCGCACATCCATCACCACCACCCGCACCATCACGCAAGAGGGCATCATCGACCTCGATTGCAGGATACGGAACAGCGGCGATGCGACCGCGCACAAACTCTCTGCGACCCTGATGATGGGCGGCATAGTCAGAAAATTCGACCCGCTGGGCGACAATCCGCCAGGCGGAGAGATCCGGCTCGAAAAGAGGCTGGAGCCGCCCGGCCTCGACCCTGGTCTCTATACTGCCGTCATCCGCGTAGACTTCGAGGAGCAGGCAGGAAAACGTCACCATGCCTATCATCTTTTCCAGGTTCCGTATCGCGTGAAAGAAATGCCCGCCCCAAACCTGCCGGTCAAGATAGAGGCGACACCGCCCCGCTTCAACCGGAAGGGCTTCCGGGGCAAGGAGAGCCGCATCGCTCTAACGCTCGAGAACGACGCCCAAATGGAGATTGGCCTGCAGGCCCGGCTCCATCTCCCCCAGGGCTTCACGTCTACAGTCGAGAACCTGACGTTCCGTCTGGCCCCGGGAGAAAGCAAAACCGCCCGGATCCCCCTGCACCTGGGACCGGACGGGAAAGACTCGAGCCCGTACCATCTGATCGTTTGGGCGAACCACAACGGCGCCCATCACTCGTGGGACCTTGCAGGCCAGGTTCGGGTGGAGGACCGGCCTGTATACTTCAGGGCCTATTTCGCCTCGTCGGTGCTCGTGCTGCTCGGCCTTTTCGCTGCGCTTCAGCTCCGCAGCCGAAAGGCGTCCATCACCAGCCGTTTGAGTGTGAAGGCCTGA
- a CDS encoding membrane hypothetical protein (Evidence 5 : Unknown function) → MNILKKIYDHRLYPVLLGAGYLCLLGIDVWFLDHGSKDEITGLLKIWVPWVLRIHFFLLLVATALCWKDFFRAAKGFFNQKGVLLVLLFVFAFGMTALYTPRTHRIFYDEDIYGNVGQNIALANQTGYCNYGTFEYGEYFPHWITYNKEPNGWPFLISLAFQVFGVDEHYAFLLNNLIFAFGAVTAFFIGWHLSGRFFGAFLGGLAYALIPHNIVWSNTAAAEPSAALFTGLAVLALMVFLKTRQGRQLLVASLLIPFACQMRPESVFVAVLAVFVLLVVSPGVFAEKRVWTSGLLTTLFLLPHLLHVYAVSGHSWGAEGSTFSLAFLGHNLSTNGLYYLDGRHFPVVLTVLAGLGLFCSRGLGKWRMILPVWFLLFWGIFLFFYAGSYQYGADVRFALVSFMPLAVLAGMGGAWLRERLAALRWAVEPSEGGGEIQAATNHPGQRGVASALVVMLAAFTFIRFIPLVGRVGQEAWGARYDHLHAREFVAKIPERSIVLTQNPTMFLLWGQGAIQTYAGIDNPGLIEDLFKRYQGHVYFHYNYWCNTQNERNRRLCQGIKDRYHLEEVAAATERDFSYGLYRMRLKAAQEADEDKG, encoded by the coding sequence ATGAACATACTGAAGAAAATCTATGACCACAGGCTCTACCCTGTTTTGCTTGGAGCCGGCTATTTGTGTCTGCTGGGAATCGATGTCTGGTTCCTGGATCATGGGTCCAAGGACGAGATCACGGGTCTCCTCAAGATATGGGTGCCCTGGGTCCTGAGGATCCATTTCTTTCTGCTGCTCGTTGCGACGGCCCTCTGCTGGAAAGATTTCTTCCGTGCAGCAAAAGGGTTTTTCAATCAGAAGGGGGTTCTGCTCGTCCTTCTCTTCGTCTTTGCCTTCGGCATGACCGCTCTTTACACCCCCCGGACCCACCGCATCTTCTATGACGAAGACATCTACGGGAACGTGGGGCAGAACATCGCGCTGGCCAACCAGACCGGGTACTGCAACTACGGGACCTTCGAGTACGGGGAGTATTTTCCCCATTGGATCACCTACAACAAGGAGCCGAACGGCTGGCCGTTTCTCATCAGCCTGGCCTTTCAGGTGTTCGGGGTCGATGAACACTACGCCTTTCTGCTGAACAACCTGATATTCGCCTTCGGGGCCGTGACGGCCTTCTTCATCGGCTGGCACCTCAGCGGACGCTTTTTCGGCGCCTTTTTGGGGGGGCTTGCCTATGCCCTCATCCCGCATAACATCGTCTGGTCCAACACGGCAGCCGCGGAGCCGTCGGCCGCCCTTTTCACAGGGCTTGCAGTCCTTGCGCTGATGGTCTTTCTCAAGACGCGGCAGGGCAGGCAGCTGCTGGTCGCGTCTCTGCTCATCCCCTTTGCCTGCCAGATGCGGCCGGAATCGGTCTTTGTGGCGGTCTTGGCCGTCTTCGTTCTGCTGGTGGTCTCGCCGGGGGTATTCGCCGAGAAGAGGGTGTGGACCTCGGGGCTTCTGACCACCCTCTTTCTTCTCCCCCACCTGCTGCATGTCTATGCGGTCAGCGGCCATTCCTGGGGAGCGGAGGGCAGCACGTTTTCCTTGGCCTTCCTGGGGCACAATCTGTCGACCAACGGGCTCTATTATCTCGACGGCCGGCATTTCCCCGTGGTGCTGACCGTGCTGGCGGGGCTGGGGCTTTTCTGCTCCAGGGGCCTTGGAAAGTGGCGGATGATCCTCCCGGTGTGGTTTCTTCTCTTCTGGGGGATCTTCCTCTTCTTTTACGCGGGGAGCTATCAGTACGGCGCGGATGTCCGCTTTGCTCTCGTATCGTTCATGCCCCTCGCGGTCCTGGCGGGGATGGGAGGAGCATGGCTGAGGGAGCGGCTGGCCGCCCTGCGATGGGCGGTCGAACCAAGCGAGGGCGGAGGCGAAATCCAGGCCGCTACGAATCATCCTGGACAACGGGGAGTTGCCTCCGCCCTGGTGGTCATGCTGGCCGCCTTTACGTTCATCCGGTTCATACCCCTGGTCGGCAGGGTCGGACAGGAGGCCTGGGGAGCGCGGTACGACCATCTGCATGCGCGGGAGTTCGTGGCGAAGATCCCTGAGCGTTCGATCGTCCTGACCCAGAACCCCACCATGTTCCTGCTGTGGGGCCAGGGCGCCATTCAAACCTACGCGGGAATCGACAACCCCGGGCTGATCGAGGATCTGTTCAAAAGATATCAGGGGCATGTCTATTTTCACTACAACTACTGGTGCAACACCCAAAACGAGCGCAACCGCCGGTTGTGCCAGGGAATCAAGGACAGGTACCATTTGGAGGAAGTGGCAGCGGCGACCGAGCGGGACTTTTCATACGGGCTCTACAGGATGCGGCTTAAGGCCGCGCAGGAAGCGGACGAAGACAAAGGCTGA
- a CDS encoding Carbamoyltransferase, with translation MTYTLGIWDGHDAGAALVEGDRIVFAVNEERLSRRKLEVGFPFRSIRACLQYEGIEASAVGEIAVSTSDPAKTLTRLVPGLKEEYYLIRRRKMRPRGSDPFKKGFKYRFTELGPNLISRRLSRIHLRSRLEAEGFAGFRLSLLDHHRCHAEAAARTSGFERCLVLTLDGVGDGLSGSLWRFDGDGLHILQTLPSSVSLGIFFEHVTNLMNMRELEDEGKVMALANYAYPIPDRDNPLMALIEVRGLRLVSPYTSTEMHRELKKILWQYPSEQFAYMAQRVLEERALTLIQNAMRLTGERSLACAGGVFSNVKLNMKIARLPEAEEVFVFPHMGDGGLALGAAIGINYERHGVRGCRLRDLYLGPAFTEGEILRAIERCGFPYVKLDDAPGRAARLVLDGEIIFWFQGRMEIGPRALGNRSIVARPDRKEIKDRLNLVLKKRVWYQPFCPSILESDAEALLCVDGQDPGRNRFMTTAFRVREAHRALMEGVSNIDGTCRPHIVGDENPRYRDLLIRVKEELGMGVVLNTSLNIHGEPMVCSPDDALDMFRRTDVRHLFIGDFLVTKEKR, from the coding sequence ATGACTTACACGCTGGGCATCTGGGACGGACACGACGCGGGCGCAGCCCTTGTCGAGGGCGACCGGATCGTTTTTGCCGTCAACGAAGAACGATTGAGCCGCCGGAAGCTGGAGGTTGGATTTCCGTTTCGCTCCATCCGGGCCTGTCTCCAATACGAAGGCATCGAGGCCTCCGCGGTTGGGGAGATCGCCGTCTCCACCTCCGACCCGGCCAAGACGCTGACCCGGCTGGTGCCCGGGTTGAAAGAGGAATACTACCTCATCCGCCGGAGAAAGATGCGGCCCCGGGGCTCGGACCCCTTCAAAAAGGGCTTCAAATACCGGTTCACCGAACTGGGGCCGAACCTCATCAGCCGCCGGCTCAGCCGCATCCATCTCAGAAGCCGGCTCGAGGCCGAGGGCTTTGCCGGCTTCCGCCTGTCCCTGCTGGATCACCACCGGTGCCACGCCGAGGCGGCGGCGCGGACCAGCGGGTTTGAACGGTGTCTGGTGCTCACACTCGACGGTGTCGGGGACGGCCTTTCCGGATCCCTGTGGCGGTTCGACGGGGACGGCCTTCATATCTTGCAGACTTTGCCTTCGTCCGTCTCGCTCGGGATCTTTTTCGAACATGTGACCAACCTCATGAACATGCGGGAGTTGGAAGACGAAGGGAAGGTCATGGCCTTGGCCAACTACGCCTACCCGATCCCCGATCGGGACAATCCGCTCATGGCGTTGATCGAGGTGCGGGGCTTGAGGCTCGTCTCCCCCTACACGTCCACGGAGATGCACCGCGAACTGAAAAAGATCCTCTGGCAGTACCCATCCGAGCAGTTCGCCTACATGGCCCAGCGGGTCCTCGAAGAAAGGGCCTTGACGCTCATCCAAAACGCGATGCGTTTGACAGGCGAGCGCTCTTTGGCGTGTGCGGGCGGCGTATTTTCCAACGTCAAGCTGAACATGAAGATCGCCCGGCTGCCCGAGGCGGAGGAGGTCTTCGTTTTTCCCCACATGGGGGACGGCGGGCTCGCCCTGGGGGCAGCCATCGGAATCAACTACGAGCGGCATGGGGTCCGGGGCTGCAGGCTGAGGGACTTGTATCTGGGCCCTGCTTTCACGGAAGGCGAGATCCTGCGCGCCATCGAGCGTTGCGGATTTCCCTATGTGAAGCTGGACGATGCCCCCGGCCGCGCCGCGCGGCTGGTGCTCGACGGCGAAATCATCTTCTGGTTTCAGGGGCGGATGGAGATCGGCCCGAGGGCCCTCGGGAACCGGAGCATCGTCGCGAGGCCCGACCGGAAGGAGATCAAGGACCGGCTCAACCTGGTGCTCAAAAAGCGGGTATGGTACCAGCCGTTCTGCCCGTCTATTCTGGAAAGCGATGCGGAGGCGCTTCTGTGCGTGGATGGACAGGACCCCGGGCGGAACCGCTTCATGACGACGGCCTTCAGGGTGCGCGAGGCCCACAGGGCGCTCATGGAGGGGGTCAGCAATATCGACGGGACGTGCCGGCCGCATATTGTGGGCGATGAAAACCCCCGTTACCGGGACCTGCTGATCCGGGTCAAAGAGGAACTCGGCATGGGCGTGGTGCTCAACACCAGTTTGAACATCCATGGCGAGCCGATGGTCTGCTCCCCGGATGACGCTTTGGATATGTTTCGAAGAACTGATGTCAGGCATTTGTTTATAGGGGATTTTCTTGTAACGAAAGAGAAAAGATAA